A region of the Mycobacterium sp. NBC_00419 genome:
ACTCGATCGCCAACGGGATCGGGGTCGGGTTCATTACCTGGGTGGTGGTGCGTTCAGCGGCGGGCAAGGCGCGCGAGATCAGTCCGCTGCTGTGGATCGTGGCCGCCGGTTTCGTCGTGTACTTCGCCCGCGACGGGATTTCGTCGGTGCTCTGAGTCGGCATCCACGTGAGTTGTCCCCTTATTGGGGGACGGCGGAATCCACACGCTGACCGATACTCCTGGGCGCGGGCGTCGACCACGATGGCCCGATGCAAACATTGCGGCAGCGCCCCGGTCGGACCGAACTGCACTCCCATACCGGTGGCGAGAACATGCGGCGGGCCGCGACGGCAAGCTACGTCGGCTCGGCGATCGAGTACTACGACTTCTTCATCTACGGCACCGCTGCCGCACTGGTGTTCCCCGAGGTGTTCTTCCCGCACCTGGGCGCGACCATGGCGACGGTGGCCTCGCTGGGCAGCTTCGCCAGCGCGTTCCTGGCGCGCCCGGTCGGTGCGGCGTTCTTCGGCCACATGGGTGACCGGATCGGTCGCAAACGCACCCTGGTCATCACGTTGATGATCATGGGCTTGGCGACCATCGGCGTCGGACTGGTTCCGAGCACGGCCTCGATTGGGATCGCGGCGCCGTTGATCCTGATCGCCCTGCGGCTGATGCAGGGGTTTGCCGTCGGCGGCGAGTGGGCCGGTGCGGCACTGCTGTGCGCCGAGAGCGCCCCTGGCGAAAAGCGTTCGTATGCCTGCATGTTCACCCAGCTTGGCCTGGGATCCGCCCTGGTGCTGTCCAACGTGGTGTTCCTGCTGGCGCACACGCTGCTGGGAACCACCAGCTCGGCCTTCCTCCAATGGGGTTGGCGCATACCGTTTCTGCTGAGCGCGGTGCTGCTCGGCGCGGCGCTCTACATCCGGCTGAAGGTCGAGGAGACCCCGGCGTTCACCGAGTCCACACCCGCCCACACCGGTGTGCCGATCGTCGGCTTGTTGCGCCATCAGGCCCGCGAGCTGATCCTGGGAATCGGCGTGATGAGCGGCTTGTTCATGTTCGCGTTCCAGGCGGGCACCTACTTCACGACCCTGGCCGAGCGCCAGGCCGGCATCTCCAAGACAGACATTCTCGGGGTCGGTGTGCTGGGCGGATTGTGCGTGGTCGCCGTCGTGGTCATCTCGGCGACGTTGAGCCGGACCTACGGGCCGCAGCGCGTGATCGCGGTCGGCTTCGCGCTGGCGCTGCCGTGGTCGTTCGTCGTGATCCCCATGATCGAGACCGGCGAGCCGGGGTTGTTCGGCGTGGCCATCGTGGTGACGTACGCGATCACCGGCATCGTGCTGGGTCCGCTGGCCTCGTTCATCCCTGGCATCTTCGCGTTCAACCATCGCTACACCGGCGCGGCCATGACGAGCAACCTTGCCGCAATCCTCGGTGGCGCAATACCGCCCGTCATCTCACCGGCGCTGATGGCAGCCCACGGCAGCGGTGCGATCGCGCTGATGATGGCTGGTTTCTCGGCAGTGAGCCTGGTCAGCATCGGGTTGCTGCGCCACCACCGGTGATCTCGCCGGCCCGCCGCGATGACCTACGATGTGTCGGCGGCGGCCTCGAGTCGCCGGCATCCTGGGGAGGAGAATCGACATGCGGATCCTGACTATCGGCGCGGTGCTCACGGCAGTCGCCATCGGGGGCGCTTCCGGCGTCGCCGCGGCCGCGCCGAAGAACTACTGCGCCGAGATCAACGGCGTCGACACCGGACAGGCCTGCCAGATCAACCTGTCCGATCCTGCCTACGACGTCAGCGTCAGCTTCCCGAGCAGCTATCCGGATGCCAAGTCGGTTGCCGACTATGTGAGCCAGACCCGCGACGCATTCCTCAACGTGGCGAAGTCGTCCACCCCACGCGAGCTGCCCTACGCGCTGGACATCACCTCGACCACCTACGAGTCGTCGATACCGCCACGGGGCACGCAGGCAGTGGTGCTGCAGACCTACCAGAACACCGGCGGTGCGCACCCGCAGACGTCGTACAAGTCCTTCAACTGGGACCAGGCCTATCGCAAGCCGATCACCTGGGACAACCTGTGGCAGCCCACGGCCGATCCGCTGCCGGTGGTCTACCCGATCGTGCTCGCCGAATTGCAGAAGCAGACCGACCAGCAGGTGTTCATCCCGCCGAGCGCCGGCCTCGACCCGGCCAACTATCAGAACTTCGCGATCACCAACGATGGGGTGATCTTCTTCTTCAGCCAGGGCTCGCTGCTGGCCGAAGCCGCGGGCCCGGTGCAGGTTCTGGTCCCCCGCTCAGCGATCGACTCCATGCTGGCCTGAACCGGCATAGCCTCAGCGGCGTGGTCGCGCTGACTCGTCGGGAGTTCATCTACGGGGCAGGCGGGTTGGCGGCTGCGGCGGCCCTCGGCGCCTGCGGCACCGAACGCCCGTCATCCGGAAAACACGTCATCGTGGTCGGCGCGGGGATGGCCGGACTCGCGGCAGCACGCGAACTCACCGACGCTGGTGTGCGGGTGACGGTGGTGGAGGCGCGCGAGCGCATCGGCGGACGGATGTGGACCGACACGTCCCTGGGGGTGCCGATCGACCTGGGCGCGGCGTGGATTCACGGTACCAAGGGCAATCCCCTTGTCGCCCTTGCCAACCAGGCCGGCGCCGCCACTGCCGAAACGGACTGGGACGACGTGGTGGTGTTCGACGGCCGCCACCAGGTGGACGCGGCGGCGCTCGACACGGCGGCCGACGCCTGGGCCGCGGTGTTGAAGAAGGTGTACTCCCTTGGCGAGGACGCCGCGCCGGAGGCCTCAGTGGGCAGTGCCCTGGCCGGGGTGAGCGACGGTGATGATCCGCTGTTCGCCTGGCAGGTGGCCACCGACATCGCCGCCGAGTACGGCGCCGACCCGGAAGACCTGTCGCTGAGGTGGTTCGGCGCCGAGGGCGAGTTCACCGGACCCGACCTGATCCTGCCGCAGGGTTACCGGCAGCTGGCGAACCATCTCGCCGACGGCCTGAGCATCCAACTCGGCACCGAGGTCACCCGGATCGTCGATGACGGACAGGGCGTGCGATTGGACACCTCCCGCGGTGTGCTCACCGGTGACCGGGTGATCGTGACCGTCCCCCTCGGCGTCCTCAAGGCAGACACGATCACTTTCGACCCACCGCTGCCCGAGGCCAAGCGCGCGGCCGTCGCTCGACTCGGCTTCGGCGTGCTGGACAAGGTGGTGCTGAGCTTCGACGAACCGTTCTGGCCGAAGTCTCCGGATGTGATCGGGCTGGTCGGGCCAGGCCAGCCGCTGCCCGTCCTGGTCAACGGCCTGTCCTTCGGCGCGGGCGCCGTACTGGTGGGCTTGCGCGGCGGCGACGCGGCACGCAGTCGCGAAGCGCTGTCCGATCAGCAGAGCGTCGAGCAGGTGCGCACCGCATTGGACGCGCCCGCGCCGAAGGGGTCGCTGGTCACCCGGTGGGCTGCGGATCGCTACGCGCTGGGCTCCTACAGCTACCTGGCGGTCGGATCCAGCCCGGCCGACCAGGACGCCCTGGCCGAGCCGGCCTCTGACCGGGTGCTATTCGCCGGTGAGGCGACCTATGGCGAGCATTTCGCGACCGTGCACGGGGCGTACCTGAGCGGCCGGCGCGAGGCCCAGCGAATTCTGGGTTGACCTGACAGTCGCCCTCACGCCGCCTTATGCGCCGGAGAGATACCCGGTTGCCTTGTCGTACCAGAAGTTGTGGTCGTTGATCCCGCCGCCCGGCGTCGGCGACCCTCGCGTCGAGACCCCGAGTCCGGCACCGAAGAGCACGGACATCGCTCCCGACTGCCTCGCCAAGGTCATGTGCTCGCCCCAGGTGATGGTGGAGCCCACCACGCTCACGCCGGCGTCGGTGGCCTGGTTGCCCGCGAAGTGAGCGAACCGGCCACCCGTCGCCGTGAAGGAGTCGCCGAAGAAGTAGCTCGTGGCGGAATCCTCGAAGTTGGCATTGGTGTTCGTCAGGTCCCGGCCAGACAGAGTCGTCGACCCGTTGACGTGCCCTTGCGGTATCTGCCAGAGCATCACCTTCGTGCCGCCCAGGCCGTCGGACAACGACTTGACCAAGAGCAGGTAGTTGTTCCACTGGTCGGCGTTGAAGAACCACTGCGCGAGGTTAGGGTCCGCCTTCGCGGCGTTCTGCAGCGTCGTGAAGACCGCCCTGACGTCGGCGGCGCCGGCCGGGAAGTTGCCGCCGTACTTGGCGTAGAAGGCCTGGAAGGCCGCCTTGGACAGGCCGAAGTACTTCAGGCTGTCGGCATCGGAGAGGGAAGCCACGTTGCCGTACGCCCCGACGACGAACGAGCTGAGATTGCCGAATGCCGCGGTCTGCGTCGTCGGGCTGAAGATGTTCGGGTCGAATGCGTAGGCGCCGTCGACCCCGTACTTGTCGATCGCGAGGAACGGGGTCCGCCCGGGCGCCCCGGACAGCGAGGTCACTCCCACCTTGGCGAGGAACGCGGCTAGTTTCGCCCCCTGTGCGGCGATGAAGTCGCGGCCCTCGGTCCACGTCGGTGCCGGCTTGGTCCACGTTCCCTGCCACGGGTAGGTGCTCTGGTCGGTCATATGCAGCAGCCCCAGTGACCAGTTCTGCTGATCGGCCACACTCCAGATGTTGGTCTTCCAGCCGATGCGCACGTTGGGCAGTCGGCTGCCGACGTAGTAGTTGATGGCCTGGACCATGCCCGCGAGGTTGTTCTGGAAGTCGGGGTCTACTCCGCGGGTGAGCAGTCCCTGGTCGTACATGGCCGAAACTTCGGCGGTGTTCTGGGTGCGGTCGCCGGCTACCGGTACGAAGGTATGGGCCTGGAAGGTCGGCTGCGAGATCGCCATGTAACTCAGAAAGTCGGGTTCCATGACGACCTGAACCGGTACGCCGAGCTTGTTCATCGTGCCGAAATCGGTCGCCATCTTGGCGTAGTAGCGCTGCATGTAGTTGGTGAACAGGCTCGGATCCTGTTGTGTTGCAACGTTGTAGTCGTTGATCGCCTGGTAGGCCGCATCGGGACCTTCCACCACTCCGGTCGGCTGGCCTGCAGGCGTCAGCACGTTCTGGATGTTGTAGTAGACCACCACGGGCACCATGCCGTGCCGCAACGCCTGGGTGAGCAGACCGCTCAGGTTGCCGTCGGAGTAGCCGGCGCCACCCTGGTCGTAGATGTAGGCGTAGTCGATCGGTGCGACGCCGGTGCGGAAGTTGAAGCTCTCCAGGAACGTGTCGCCGCTACCGTCGACTGTCGTCACGGTGCCCACCGGGAGGTACCCCTCGACGGTGTCGGGTACGGCGTGCGTTGCCGGATCGGCGATGTAGAGGCCGACGTAGCGCTCCGCCGCCCCGTCCTGGGATCGAATGGCGAGCCCCAGGAATCCTGGCTTGGTCGCCGTCACCTGGATCTGATTGCCGGATGGCGTGATCTGGACCAGATCGGGCTTGTTGGCCAGCACGGTGTAGTCGCTGGTCGGTCCGGGCAGGGTCAGGGTGAACGTCGTCCCGGCATCGACCTTGATCGCATCAGCGCGCTGCTGGCCGGGGTCGACGCGCACGGCCAATGTCGAACTGGCCGAGTCGAGTTCGGGGAACGTGATGAGTTGGAAGTTGGAAGAACCCGAACCCAGGGTCCAGCTGAAGAACGTCCGTCTCACCAATTGCAGTGCACCGGAGAGGAAGTCGGCAATCGGATTGGCCGGCAAGTGCGACAGCCACTCGGTTGCCGAGTCGAAGAAATGGGTTATCGCGGCCCTGAGGAACTGACCCGGCGCCGAACCGACCGTGCACGTCGCGCACGTCGGCGGGATCCGCGGGGTCCTCGCGACGGTCGGCAGCGCAGTGTCGACGGTCGCGTTTGCCGTGCTGGTTTCGGCTATCGCCCGCGCAGGCGTTGCAGCACCGCGCATGGAACCGGCCGCCGCCACGGCCGGCGCGACCGACTCGGCCTGGTTGGCGCTCTCGAGCGTGGCGCGCAGATCACGCCGGGAAACAACCCGGGAGGGCTTCCCGCTACCGGCTCCAGCGGTCTCGGCCCGGTCGACCACATCGGCTGCGACACGTCGTGCCGACGAACCGTGGGTCGTGCCGGGGCCGGCAGACGGCTGCCTGGTCGCCCCCCTCGCAGGTCCGGCTCCGGGGTGGTGGCCCGCTGTCGTCGCGGCGTCGTGGGCGGAGTCGTCGGCGGACGCGATGCCGGCGGGAGTGGGACCGACCAACAGCACTCCGACGACGAACGCACCCGCACACACCCGCACAGCTGTGCTCAAGGCAGACATTGGGCACCCCCGACCCCCGACAGTGCCGCGCGCAGCGGCGTGGCCGCAAAGCTACTCCGCTGGTCCCATCCGGTGACCAAATTCGACAACTCAATCGAGCAATTTGCGATGCTGAACACCATGGCTCGCCTCCCCCGCCGCATCGCCTCCGAATTGAATGCGACGCTGCGCAGCCCACAGGTTGCCGGTGCGGTCGCCGGGATCGAGGGCCGGCTCACTCAGCGCCGCCGCGACCAGAAGGTGCAGTCGGGTGCATTCCGCGGCGTGCACGTCATCGTCTATCGCGGTTTCGTCGCCGACGACGTGGCCCGGGTCCGGGTTCGGGTGATCGAAGCTCCGGAGTTACCGGGCGACAGCCGAATTCCGTACTGGGACATCGCCCAGGCCAATCTGCGCCGCCACGCCGCACTGGACATCGCCGGCGCCGAGGTCGAATTGCGAATCGGGCGCCACAGCGCCACCGCAGTCACCGACGACCACGGCTTCGCCACGTTCGCGCTTGCGGTTCCCGGTGTGCGGGTCGGGTGGCACGAGGCTCTCGCGGTCACCACGGCGGTCGGGGACGAGGCCGTGTCCGGCACGGGCCCGGTCGTCAAGCCGTCGCTGAAGGCCCCGTTCCTGGTCATCTCCGATATCGACGACACCATCCTGCTCACCGGGCTGACCGAAGGGGTCAGCATGGTGGCGCGCACCCTGCTGCGCGACGCTGAGCAGCGCCGCGCCATTCCGGGCATGGCAGCGCTGTACCGGGGACTGAACCGCGGTGTCGTCACTCGCGCAGGCAACCGCAAACCCGAGCCGACGTTCTTCTATGTCTCCACCGGCAGCTGGTCGTTCTACCCGTTGCTGGAGCAGTTCGCCGAACTGCAGGGTTTCCCGCAGGGCCCGATGTTCCTCACCGAT
Encoded here:
- a CDS encoding MFS transporter, translated to MQTLRQRPGRTELHSHTGGENMRRAATASYVGSAIEYYDFFIYGTAAALVFPEVFFPHLGATMATVASLGSFASAFLARPVGAAFFGHMGDRIGRKRTLVITLMIMGLATIGVGLVPSTASIGIAAPLILIALRLMQGFAVGGEWAGAALLCAESAPGEKRSYACMFTQLGLGSALVLSNVVFLLAHTLLGTTSSAFLQWGWRIPFLLSAVLLGAALYIRLKVEETPAFTESTPAHTGVPIVGLLRHQARELILGIGVMSGLFMFAFQAGTYFTTLAERQAGISKTDILGVGVLGGLCVVAVVVISATLSRTYGPQRVIAVGFALALPWSFVVIPMIETGEPGLFGVAIVVTYAITGIVLGPLASFIPGIFAFNHRYTGAAMTSNLAAILGGAIPPVISPALMAAHGSGAIALMMAGFSAVSLVSIGLLRHHR
- a CDS encoding esterase — encoded protein: MRILTIGAVLTAVAIGGASGVAAAAPKNYCAEINGVDTGQACQINLSDPAYDVSVSFPSSYPDAKSVADYVSQTRDAFLNVAKSSTPRELPYALDITSTTYESSIPPRGTQAVVLQTYQNTGGAHPQTSYKSFNWDQAYRKPITWDNLWQPTADPLPVVYPIVLAELQKQTDQQVFIPPSAGLDPANYQNFAITNDGVIFFFSQGSLLAEAAGPVQVLVPRSAIDSMLA
- a CDS encoding flavin monoamine oxidase family protein, whose amino-acid sequence is MVALTRREFIYGAGGLAAAAALGACGTERPSSGKHVIVVGAGMAGLAAARELTDAGVRVTVVEARERIGGRMWTDTSLGVPIDLGAAWIHGTKGNPLVALANQAGAATAETDWDDVVVFDGRHQVDAAALDTAADAWAAVLKKVYSLGEDAAPEASVGSALAGVSDGDDPLFAWQVATDIAAEYGADPEDLSLRWFGAEGEFTGPDLILPQGYRQLANHLADGLSIQLGTEVTRIVDDGQGVRLDTSRGVLTGDRVIVTVPLGVLKADTITFDPPLPEAKRAAVARLGFGVLDKVVLSFDEPFWPKSPDVIGLVGPGQPLPVLVNGLSFGAGAVLVGLRGGDAARSREALSDQQSVEQVRTALDAPAPKGSLVTRWAADRYALGSYSYLAVGSSPADQDALAEPASDRVLFAGEATYGEHFATVHGAYLSGRREAQRILG
- a CDS encoding App1 family protein, which encodes MARLPRRIASELNATLRSPQVAGAVAGIEGRLTQRRRDQKVQSGAFRGVHVIVYRGFVADDVARVRVRVIEAPELPGDSRIPYWDIAQANLRRHAALDIAGAEVELRIGRHSATAVTDDHGFATFALAVPGVRVGWHEALAVTTAVGDEAVSGTGPVVKPSLKAPFLVISDIDDTILLTGLTEGVSMVARTLLRDAEQRRAIPGMAALYRGLNRGVVTRAGNRKPEPTFFYVSTGSWSFYPLLEQFAELQGFPQGPMFLTDWGPTERYLRRSGAEHKRQAIRRLFEAYPGMRFVLIGDSGQRDPLTYEEMARDFPGHVALVLIRRVGSEHDERNREVAVRAAALRDEGIPLYLVADASEAAELARSRGLCDEDTVAAVRAELDDAP